The Fusarium oxysporum f. sp. lycopersici 4287 chromosome 1, whole genome shotgun sequence DNA segment GGGCAAAAACACCATATATATCCAATTACACATCGACATATATGCCATAAGATGCATACACAAGGATCCTATAGGGCCGAGAGCTAATTGACTGAATCAATAAACCGTTCAATACGTTATTTGCTTTCAAGACTGTCTCTTCTCCTGTCGCCTCCATTGTGCAAACTATGAGAACCGCTCAAAACATAGCCATCTACACAGTCTCAATGTAGCGAGAAAATTCCCTACAAGCTGGTTAGACGACGCGAAAAATACGTCCACTACAACCACTTACCAATCCGTGACAGCTTCTCTCCACTGCCTCAACTCATGGCGTCGCGAAACTGTGAAAAAGTCAACAAACTCGTCGCCCAAGATCTGTCGAGCCACCGAGTCCTTTGCACTGAAACGGCCGAGAGCCGCCTCAAGGGTGTTGGGAAGCCGCTCGGCAGGAGTTTCTTTAGGCCGCGCCGACTCTGGTGGGATAGTGATCtgcatcttgttcttgatgccACGCAGCCCCGCGTAGAAGATGGCGCTGAGAGCATAGTGGGGGTGGATGTCTGCACCGGGAACGCGGATCTCAAAGCGTGTTGCAGAGGGCTTGCAGCTAGGTGGCGCTACCAGGCGGATAGACGCGAGACGATCCTCAAAGCCCCAGCTCACAGATACAGGTGCCCAATAGTTCTCAACCAAGCGCTTGTAAGAGTTGACATTCGGTGCGAGAAGGGGCATGATATCAGGCAGGGCACTGATGATGCCAGCCAGGAAATGGCGGCCTGTGTCGGAGAGGTTGGCCATGTCGGGCCATCGTGGGTCGGCATCGGGTGTCTCTCGAACAAAGACATTTTGGCCCTCCTTTGTTGTCAGAGACACGTGTGTATGACCAGAGTTTCCAGGTAAGCCCTGAATAGGTTTCGCCATAAAGCACGGTGTGATATTGTGTTGGACGCCGACCGATTTGCAAACTAGCCTGCTCAGGTATGTCAGTCCAGTGGACTTTACAGCGTTGGCGGAGAAGACGGACTTGAATAGGGCGACGTTATCAGCCATGTGTGACACCTGCGAAACAGCTAGGGCCTGCGATTGGAAAAGGTCAGCAATGCATCTTCTCTAACCCCCTTCTCTGTGCGTGCAGTGCAGTACATACTGCTTCGTAGACGCATGGCCCGCTCTCGGTGTGCCAGCCCTCGATGGGACAGTCGATCTCTAGGCTCTGGTCGAAGATGTCGTGGAAGTATTGCTTCGCCATGATAGGCCTTGTCGCGCTGTAGCTAAACGCACCAGCCGTCACAGGACGAAGGGCTTTGGGAGCGTTATTGGCGAGGAACGCCGCGAGGTTTGGTCGGTCGGTCGAGCTGCTGTAGCCATCTTGTGACGGTGTCTGAAAGTTCAAGAATTCTAGCTCCACTACCGCCCAAGATTAAGAAATCAGCCTTTGTCCATTCATATTGATCTGTACAGGTAGGTGTAGACTCACCACCAGCCAGTCCTTTGTAACCAGAGTCGGCCAAGTTGTTTGTCAAGGCCTTTACCAGACCACGGCCATCGGCAAAGACTGGCTTGTCTTGGATGTAGAAGcgaaggagaaagaaggcTATGTTATCCTCAAACGGTAGCCGCCTGAAAGAATTCAGGTCGATCACAGCCGTGAAGTCTTGATAGCCGCTGTCGGCGCTTGTCAGGCTTGTCTCTTCAGTGTAGAGAACATCGTGCATGTCCCAGCCAAAAATGGCCGAGCTCATACCGAATCCAGACTCGAGACTGGACAAGAACTTGCTCTTGTGGATAATCTTGCCGCGGAGGATGCCATCGCAGTCGATACCGGCTACTTTGACCTTCTTGTCGCCGGCCAACAGCTTTGCAATCCTGTCGATGGGTGACTCTGCAATTTCACCATTGGCTGCATTATTCGCTACAGCATCGTGTGTTTTGTCGCCGTAGTTGGCCATGATTGCAATGCGTCCGAGAGCGAGGATCGTAGGAGAGCAGTGTAGTTTAGTAGAAAGTGCTTATCTACCAAGTCACCAAGGTATGTTAGACAAGATTCGATGGAAACGTCTCCTAACAGGATTATTATACAGTAATGCTCCGAGAATAATCTTGTACCGAggcttgaagatgagataCCTCAAGGTGCTCTCAGCAAATCACCAAGACATCCTCATTGCGAAAAGATGTAGGTCATATATCGTATGACCAATCAAAAACATTTCCGCCCGTCATGATTGAGTGGGCGGCACTAAAAGACTCCTCTAGGTCATCGCCATAACCGGCTAATGCTCTGGGGGACTTTAGCGCCAGCATCCCTATCCCATAATACTGTAAGTTCTCCGCGCTCTGAGAACCGGGGCAGGGATGGATCCTTCGCGAGTCAATCGCCGATTGTTCGTTCATATTCACGGACGGGTCGAGAGTCCCTGCGCGTATCTAAAGTTTTCTCCGCACCATCAACTGCAGATATCACTCGAATGGGGGGCATACCAGACTCGCACGCCCTCACCATGCCAGCCTTGAGATTTGCCTGTGAAAAATTACCTATCTCTTGATCCCGTGCTCACTTTTACTGCAAGCGCATGTCAATATTAGCCAAGCTAGAGACCTGTACTAAATCCACACTGGCCGAGACCAGCTGGTGCTAGTTAAGCGGCGTTTCCGTTGTTCATTATGCTGAGACTGTACATTAACAAGTAGGCACTCTTGACATGTTAAGCAAACTCCTAGGTACACGGATTCTCACACAGACCCAAGCCAAGTATCCTCAAAGCTAAGAAGCAATAGCAATGAACATGCTGATCAGTGTTGTGCTACTAAAGCCTACAGGCCCTTCAGCTCCCCTACTTATTCATCGCACGCTTCGAAGCAGATATCTGCGTGTTTTAGAGTGGCCTCGAGTGATTTTGGAGTATGTTATTAACGTCGAGTTAATCTATTTAAGCCTGGGCCTCCTTTACATGGTAgctcttgagcttgacaaACGCATCGAAGCCGCGAGGCCCCAGTGTACAGCCCAACCCtgacttcttccatccaGTCCAGGCAAGATCCTAAGTGACTTCTGTTAGCAGGCGGACCCAAGTGACTCTCATCTAGGGTTACTTACAGGGTTAGGGTAGTCGCATCTATTCACAAAGACAGTACCAGCTTCGAGCTGATCAATTAGCTCGTCCCCGCGGGCAATATCCTTGGTCCAGATACTGGCAGTCAAACCGTAGTCGCTATCGTTCATCAGGCGCAGggcttcctcatcatccttgacttTGGCAACGGGGATCACAGGACCGAACGTCTCCTCGCGCATGACATCCATCTCATGTGTAACGTGGGTCAAAAGAGTAGGGGGGACATAGTTGCCCGTGGGGGATGCACTGAGGAAGCTCTCGTTCTTAGGCGTCGCATCCACAGCGCCCTTGGCTAGAGCATCCTGGATCTGTGCATTGATGTTGTTCTGAGCAGCGCGGGAAATGACTGGCCCAACCATGGTGTCTGCCTCGAGGGGATCACCGAGCTTGTACCTGACGGTTCATTAGGGAGAGGAACAGAAAGCTCTTTCTGGGTCATTCGCTTACCTCTTGAGCTCTTCTTGGACTTCACGGACAAAGGCATCGTGCACATCAGCATGGACATATATACGCTCAATAGCACAGCAGCTCTGGCCGGAATTGAAGACAGCGCCATCAACCAATTGAGCGGCGACGTACTTGAGGTCGGCATCGGGTCGAACGTAGGCCGGATCATTGCCCCCAAGCTCCAGGTTGACAGGAATGGTGCGTCCACTGGTGGCTTCACGAATGGCCAGACCGCCGACTGTGGAACCGGTAAAGCTGACGAGGCCGAGCTCAGGGAGCTTGACAAGCTCCTTCAGCGCTTCCGGATCCCCAGATTGGACAACTTGAAGGACATCCTTGGGCAGGCCAGCCTttttgaagatatcgacGAGGTGCTCTGCAATGAGAGGTGTCTGGGGGGAAGGTTTGAGGATAACCGAGTTTCCTGCTAGCAGGGCGGGAATGAGagcgttgacgatgatgagataAGGGAACTAGATGAGGAGAGTTGTTCAGATACATTCTGTAAGCAACAAGATAAAGTACTTACGTTCCAAGCAAAAACAATAAGCGTTGGCCCGACAGgaatcttcttgatctcccTCCGGAATCCCTTCTCGGGGCGTCCCGGCAGACTTGCCAGTGCCTCTTCAGCAATATCGAGGAGATAATCAGCGCGCTTCTGCATGGTCTCGATTTCCTTATGGCTCGCGGCAACAGGCCGTCCCATATGCTCAGCGAGTTCATGGCCAAGTCCGAATTTCCGTTCCTGAATTCCAGCGAGTCCCTTCTCCACTATCGCGCGTCGCTGGGCCAAGTCGAGCTTGCGAAAGGACTGGAAGGCGATTAGAGATCGCCGAGCTATGTCCCGCGCCTCATCAAGGGAGGTCTCTGGGAGCTCACAGACGACTTTGTTTGTTGAGGGGGAGATGGTCTTGATGGAAGCCATTGTGTCTGAGGAGGCGAAGCTGTACCGGTCGTGAAGAAGATCGTGGACTAATTAGACGGGGGGCGACAATGTGAAGAGTTTCGTAAGTTTCGTATGTTTCGACGCCATACATTGGACATTAAATATACAGAAACAATGGTTCTTGTCGTGATGCTGTGTTTTGTTGACTCAGAGAGTTGAAGGTCATAAAGTTGCAGTAGATGGAGGGCTACTGTCCGCGTGTTGGAGGAGCATGATGGACTTGTAGCGGAAGCGGAAAAGGAGGTGATTGGAGATGCGGTCGAACTGCCATCATGACCTGTCACGCGGAAAGGTCTGGCTAGGTAGCCTATGATGCCGTTTATGCTCCCGTGAAAGGCTACGATAGTGTAGGTTACTAGGTACCTTGCGTGTTCGCCCAGTGAGTGGTGCGGGGAAGAGTCCGACGAGACAACTGATAAGTGTTGGAGAGAGCCAAGGGCCATTGTCCAATCAAATATCGGACCGCGCTTCGAACAAGGGTCGAAATACCTAGCAGTAGCGCAGGACAACGAATCCGCCTCGACTCGACGGCCAGCCCATTTTGTGTCTACGAGGATGACCGGCGCGAAGCCGTACAACAGTAATTCGTCCGCCGTGAGCAATCGCGAACCCCACGTCTGCATGGTGCATTCCATGTATGTATAAAAAACACCATACCTGATACAATGCAGCCCCGATATCATCAGCATTCCATTGCCTCGTCAATCCTATCAACGATTCATCAATTCATCGCACCGAAACCCCTTCATACACCTCACAATGGTCGGGAGACTTGAAGGAAAGAACGCCATCATCACTGGCGCAGCCGGGTATGTTTCTGAGTCGTCTTTCTATCCCGGTATAGCTACTTATCTTCAGCAAGCGGTGT contains these protein-coding regions:
- a CDS encoding glutamine synthetase, which produces MANYGDKTHDAVANNAANGEIAESPIDRIAKLLAGDKKVKVAGIDCDGILRGKIIHKSKFLSSLESGFGMSSAIFGWDMHDVLYTEETSLTSADSGYQDFTAVIDLNSFRRLPFEDNIAFFLLRFYIQDKPVFADGRGLVKALTNNLADSGYKGLAGVELEFLNFQTPSQDGYSSSTDRPNLAAFLANNAPKALRPVTAGAFSYSATRPIMAKQYFHDIFDQSLEIDCPIEGWHTESGPCVYEAALAVSQVSHMADNVALFKSVFSANAVKSTGLTYLSRLVCKSVGVQHNITPCFMAKPIQGLPGNSGHTHVSLTTKEGQNVFVRETPDADPRWPDMANLSDTGRHFLAGIISALPDIMPLLAPNVNSYKRLVENYWAPVSVSWGFEDRLASIRLVAPPSCKPSATRFEIRVPGADIHPHYALSAIFYAGLRGIKNKMQITIPPESARPKETPAERLPNTLEAALGRFSAKDSVARQILGDEFVDFFTVSRRHELRQWREAVTDWEFSRYIETV
- a CDS encoding NAD-dependent aldehyde dehydrogenase — encoded protein: MASIKTISPSTNKVVCELPETSLDEARDIARRSLIAFQSFRKLDLAQRRAIVEKGLAGIQERKFGLGHELAEHMGRPVAASHKEIETMQKRADYLLDIAEEALASLPGRPEKGFRREIKKIPVGPTLIVFAWNFPYLIIVNALIPALLAGNSVILKPSPQTPLIAEHLVDIFKKAGLPKDVLQVVQSGDPEALKELVKLPELGLVSFTGSTVGGLAIREATSGRTIPVNLELGGNDPAYVRPDADLKYVAAQLVDGAVFNSGQSCCAIERIYVHADVHDAFVREVQEELKRYKLGDPLEADTMVGPVISRAAQNNINAQIQDALAKGAVDATPKNESFLSASPTGNYVPPTLLTHVTHEMDVMREETFGPVIPVAKVKDDEEALRLMNDSDYGLTASIWTKDIARGDELIDQLEAGTVFVNRCDYPNPDLAWTGWKKSGLGCTLGPRGFDAFVKLKSYHVKEAQA